Proteins found in one Amycolatopsis aidingensis genomic segment:
- a CDS encoding spermidine synthase, with protein sequence MTVTPHQIVEPLGPGLSRVWDLPEVLLDTRTEYQHVVIARTAQGVTLFCDNDRQSTEESQLVYHEALFVPAALLADQVRRVLVIGSSEGVLSQQAVAFGADRVDHVDIDREAVRACAEYLPYGYSPAELDAAERAEGPVRMHYRDGWEFLAEAAAGTQRYDVVVIDLPDENADPEAQHNRLYAKDFLRRCTEVLAPGGVLAAQAGCPTLWRNETLIAATRRFSDIFGTVVYFGSDEHEWAFLSGRADQITDPVAGMISKLPEAGYRPSSVDAEALRGCTVLPYSVRAALARPSGRTERDE encoded by the coding sequence TTGACCGTTACACCACACCAGATCGTCGAGCCGCTCGGCCCGGGGCTGTCCCGGGTGTGGGACCTTCCCGAGGTCCTGCTCGATACCCGCACCGAGTACCAGCACGTGGTGATCGCCAGGACGGCGCAGGGGGTCACGCTGTTCTGCGACAACGACCGGCAGAGCACCGAGGAGAGCCAGCTCGTCTATCACGAGGCACTGTTCGTGCCCGCCGCGCTGCTGGCCGACCAGGTCCGCCGGGTGCTCGTGATCGGCTCCAGCGAGGGTGTGCTCAGCCAACAGGCGGTGGCCTTCGGGGCCGACCGCGTGGACCATGTCGACATCGACCGCGAGGCGGTCCGGGCCTGCGCCGAGTACCTTCCCTATGGCTACTCGCCTGCCGAACTCGACGCGGCCGAGCGCGCGGAGGGCCCGGTCCGGATGCACTACCGCGACGGCTGGGAATTCCTCGCCGAGGCGGCTGCGGGCACGCAACGCTACGACGTCGTGGTGATCGACCTGCCGGACGAGAACGCCGACCCCGAGGCGCAACACAACCGGCTCTACGCGAAGGACTTCCTGCGGCGCTGCACCGAGGTGCTCGCTCCCGGTGGCGTGCTGGCCGCCCAGGCGGGCTGCCCGACGTTGTGGCGCAACGAGACGCTTATCGCGGCCACCCGGCGGTTCTCGGACATCTTCGGCACCGTGGTCTACTTCGGATCCGACGAGCACGAGTGGGCGTTCCTCAGTGGACGTGCCGACCAGATCACCGACCCGGTGGCGGGGATGATCAGCAAGCTACCCGAAGCCGGTTACCGACCATCCTCTGTGGACGCCGAGGCGCTACGTGGCTGCACGGTGCTGCCCTACAGCGTCCGGGCCGCCCTGGCTAGACCTTCTGGCCGGACTGAACGCGACGAGTGA
- a CDS encoding DUF742 domain-containing protein, whose product MNTGSGFFGEEPGADRRPQEEGSGAAEGRAEESTFADVLNSFTLDSGRGRKKRKKKSKEDSRGDAGAARPGHSTGKEQRVSAEAIPLPAAEEETGFVRPYAITGGRTKANYALELETLLSTREHDTMPAPELVEHRLIMEECRTPRSVAEIVSALRVPLGVARVLISDAADAGLIAVHRTVSSDDGAEEHLMLMERVLSGLRRL is encoded by the coding sequence ATGAACACGGGATCGGGGTTCTTCGGTGAAGAGCCGGGCGCGGATCGCCGGCCCCAGGAGGAGGGGAGCGGCGCCGCCGAAGGGCGCGCGGAGGAGAGCACGTTCGCCGATGTGCTCAACTCCTTCACCTTGGACTCCGGGCGCGGCCGGAAGAAGCGTAAGAAGAAGAGCAAGGAGGACTCGCGCGGCGACGCGGGCGCCGCACGCCCTGGGCACTCGACCGGAAAGGAGCAGCGCGTGTCTGCCGAAGCCATCCCCTTACCGGCGGCGGAAGAGGAAACGGGGTTCGTCCGCCCGTATGCCATCACCGGTGGCCGGACCAAGGCCAACTACGCACTGGAGCTGGAGACACTGCTCTCCACCCGGGAGCACGACACCATGCCGGCGCCCGAGCTGGTCGAACATCGATTGATCATGGAAGAATGCCGGACCCCGCGGTCGGTCGCCGAGATCGTCTCGGCCCTCCGGGTTCCGCTCGGCGTCGCGCGAGTCCTGATCAGTGACGCGGCAGATGCGGGTCTGATCGCTGTGCACAGGACCGTCTCGAGTGACGACGGCGCCGAGGAACATCTGATGTTGATGGAAAGGGTTTTGAGTGGACTCCGTCGGCTTTAA
- a CDS encoding sensor histidine kinase, with translation MPVGKLLGQQAPRPPKWRLKWRELLQWRDWSLPVKLAAVTLVPMLIALVLGGTTIAGQVERADGYERMEALVALNGEVRSVLGEVQDERTQTVRLLNQGLAGDSAELQTTRGELDRAIPAMSEAADRAVELDGTLSGAQREAATQLDRLSGIREQVGAGQLDPGQAVEEYSAITGALLALDTTLVSQLSDPEIGGTPTALHALLAAAEQVSFEQALVGYGIARAGLTPDELNQVRAAQVRLADRLTEFRAAASGSQRQLYDGTVSGAEFAARQDLASQVAAGDALSGIDPQRWQEASTAVTDQLGTVADRLGTGLGETTAALVEGSSNDAGLLAVLLFSAFVLAAAVVFVITRQLLRSLRVLRASALDVADTQLPAAVHNIQEGRPQSTELQPVPVRTADEVGQVARAFDAVHSQALRLAVAQAAMRTGYSNVFVNLSRRSQSLVQRQLQLIERLERDEEDADQLATLFQLDHLATRMRRNNENLMVLSGAEPGRRSGQPISTTDVLRAAVSEIEQYQRVVVRTPPASRVLGYAASDLMRLLAELLDNATAFSAPDTQVIVVPQLMEDGSLSLDIMDKGIGMNEAEVAEANARLTESASVDLATSRRMGLFVVGRLASRHGFGVTLHGGKDIAGVRATVTVPAGLVVGEDAQQPPAQPESAPQPAGAPLPRRQRQVNGTPVERPGTGHGAAVNGFGGGPQAPPPRTAGPPSEMEVSGTALFSPIDRDDQDADRSTRPQQPKPAQPAPSPAQPEAAQPAEPAAAWPTEQDGPDEAASAQEVATGATEATEDGAGAGDTQDTQDAVSTEPAEDTETTERVQHPAAGKADRRRPGAVPGGKELFEANSTVLSDWWSAATTAADAARRAQQADDWRTETTPIFDATLSAWFRTAEEQPKAAEERGDAASAAMQSWDFASDESWRTVQAVSRTEPSSYTPAGLPRRRRGEYLMPGSAARTEGGAEESTGKAAELPTRDPADVRGRLSSFQQGLSRGRRRSSGEQPGASQQARPEQRPGGAGGNQEHPQDPQSTQDRKDTQGTRSEGDWSFASDERHRSARSAMSSSPSAYTSAGLPRRRRGERLMPGSAGPAKAAPRAERDPADVRGRLSSFQQGIRRGRHQTAEPADGNQEKVEGE, from the coding sequence GTGCCTGTTGGGAAGCTCCTCGGCCAGCAAGCGCCCCGCCCGCCGAAGTGGCGGCTGAAGTGGCGGGAACTGCTGCAGTGGCGCGACTGGAGCCTGCCGGTCAAGCTGGCCGCGGTCACCCTCGTCCCGATGCTCATCGCCCTGGTGCTCGGGGGCACCACGATAGCCGGCCAGGTCGAGCGCGCGGACGGCTACGAGCGGATGGAGGCGCTGGTCGCGCTGAACGGCGAGGTGCGTTCGGTGCTCGGCGAGGTGCAGGACGAGCGTACCCAGACCGTGCGGCTGCTGAACCAGGGCCTTGCCGGTGACTCCGCCGAGCTGCAGACCACGCGCGGGGAGCTCGACCGGGCGATCCCGGCGATGTCCGAGGCCGCGGACCGGGCGGTGGAACTGGACGGGACGCTCAGCGGTGCCCAGCGCGAGGCCGCCACGCAACTGGACCGGCTGTCCGGGATCCGGGAGCAGGTCGGCGCGGGCCAGCTGGACCCCGGGCAGGCCGTCGAGGAGTACTCGGCGATCACCGGCGCGCTGCTGGCGCTGGACACGACGCTGGTCTCGCAGCTGAGCGACCCGGAGATCGGCGGGACACCGACCGCGCTGCACGCGCTGCTGGCCGCGGCCGAGCAGGTCTCCTTCGAACAGGCGCTGGTCGGCTACGGGATCGCCCGCGCGGGGCTCACCCCGGACGAGCTCAACCAGGTGCGGGCCGCGCAGGTCCGGCTGGCCGACCGGCTGACCGAGTTCCGGGCGGCGGCGAGCGGCTCGCAGCGGCAGCTGTACGACGGCACGGTTTCCGGAGCGGAGTTCGCGGCGCGGCAGGACCTTGCGAGCCAGGTCGCCGCGGGGGACGCGCTGAGCGGGATCGACCCGCAGCGCTGGCAGGAGGCCTCGACCGCGGTCACCGACCAGCTCGGCACCGTGGCCGACCGGCTCGGCACCGGGCTGGGGGAGACCACCGCGGCGCTGGTCGAGGGTTCGAGTAATGACGCGGGACTGCTCGCCGTGCTGCTGTTCAGCGCGTTCGTGCTGGCCGCTGCGGTGGTCTTCGTGATCACCAGGCAGTTGCTCCGGTCGCTGCGGGTGCTGCGGGCCAGCGCGCTGGACGTCGCCGACACCCAGCTGCCCGCCGCCGTGCACAACATCCAGGAGGGCCGTCCGCAGAGCACCGAGCTGCAGCCCGTCCCGGTGCGCACCGCCGACGAGGTCGGTCAGGTGGCCAGGGCTTTCGACGCCGTGCACAGCCAGGCGCTGCGGCTGGCCGTCGCGCAGGCCGCGATGCGTACCGGCTACAGCAACGTGTTCGTCAACCTTTCCCGCCGCAGCCAGAGCCTGGTGCAGCGCCAGCTGCAGCTGATCGAGCGGCTGGAGCGGGACGAGGAGGACGCCGACCAGCTGGCCACCCTGTTCCAGCTCGACCACCTCGCCACCCGGATGCGGCGCAACAACGAGAACCTGATGGTGTTGTCCGGGGCGGAGCCCGGCCGCAGGTCGGGCCAGCCGATCAGCACCACGGACGTGCTGCGGGCCGCGGTCTCCGAGATCGAGCAGTACCAGCGGGTCGTGGTGCGCACCCCGCCGGCCTCGCGGGTGCTCGGCTACGCGGCCAGCGACCTGATGCGGCTGCTCGCCGAACTGCTGGACAACGCCACCGCGTTCTCCGCGCCGGACACCCAGGTCATCGTGGTCCCCCAGCTGATGGAGGACGGCTCGCTGTCGCTGGACATCATGGACAAGGGCATCGGCATGAACGAGGCCGAGGTCGCCGAGGCCAACGCCCGGCTGACCGAATCGGCCTCGGTGGACCTGGCCACCTCGCGCCGGATGGGCCTGTTCGTGGTCGGCAGGCTGGCGAGCAGGCACGGCTTCGGCGTGACGCTGCACGGCGGCAAGGACATCGCGGGCGTGCGCGCCACGGTCACCGTCCCGGCGGGCCTGGTGGTGGGCGAGGACGCCCAGCAACCGCCCGCGCAGCCGGAATCGGCGCCGCAGCCCGCTGGCGCCCCGCTGCCGCGGCGGCAGCGGCAGGTGAACGGCACTCCGGTGGAGCGGCCGGGGACCGGGCACGGCGCCGCGGTGAACGGGTTCGGCGGCGGCCCGCAGGCCCCGCCGCCACGTACCGCGGGACCTCCCTCGGAGATGGAGGTCTCCGGGACGGCGCTGTTCAGCCCGATCGACCGGGACGACCAGGATGCCGACCGCTCCACGCGGCCCCAGCAGCCGAAACCGGCCCAGCCCGCGCCGAGCCCTGCGCAGCCGGAGGCCGCGCAGCCCGCCGAGCCCGCTGCCGCCTGGCCGACCGAGCAGGACGGTCCGGACGAGGCCGCGTCGGCCCAGGAGGTGGCCACCGGGGCCACGGAGGCCACCGAGGACGGTGCGGGCGCCGGGGACACCCAGGACACCCAGGACGCCGTGAGCACCGAGCCCGCGGAGGACACCGAGACCACCGAGCGGGTGCAGCACCCGGCCGCGGGCAAGGCGGACCGGCGCAGGCCGGGGGCGGTACCCGGCGGCAAGGAACTGTTCGAGGCGAACAGCACCGTGCTGAGCGACTGGTGGAGCGCCGCGACCACGGCCGCCGACGCCGCCCGCAGGGCACAGCAGGCCGACGACTGGCGGACCGAGACCACCCCGATCTTCGACGCCACCCTCTCCGCGTGGTTCCGCACCGCCGAGGAGCAGCCGAAGGCGGCGGAGGAGCGTGGCGACGCGGCCAGCGCGGCCATGCAGAGCTGGGACTTCGCCAGCGACGAGAGTTGGCGTACGGTGCAGGCGGTGTCCCGGACCGAGCCGTCCAGCTACACCCCCGCGGGCCTGCCCCGCCGCAGGCGCGGGGAGTACCTGATGCCGGGCAGTGCGGCGCGCACGGAGGGCGGCGCGGAGGAGTCCACCGGCAAGGCTGCGGAGCTGCCCACCAGGGATCCGGCCGATGTCCGGGGCAGGTTGAGCAGCTTCCAGCAGGGGCTCAGCCGGGGACGCAGGCGCAGTTCGGGCGAGCAGCCCGGCGCGTCGCAGCAGGCCCGGCCGGAGCAGCGGCCCGGCGGTGCGGGCGGCAACCAAGAGCACCCCCAGGATCCCCAGTCCACCCAGGACCGCAAGGACACCCAGGGCACGCGGTCGGAAGGCGACTGGTCGTTCGCCTCCGACGAGCGGCACCGGTCCGCGCGGTCCGCGATGAGCTCGTCACCGTCCGCCTATACTTCGGCGGGGTTGCCCCGGCGTCGTCGTGGCGAACGGCTGATGCCGGGCAGCGCCGGACCGGCGAAGGCGGCACCGCGCGCCGAGCGCGATCCCGCCGACGTCCGCGGGCGGTTGAGCAGCTTCCAGCAGGGAATCCGCCGGGGCCGGCACCAGACCGCTGAACCGGCCGACGGCAACCAAGAGAAAGTGGAGGGTGAATGA
- the speD gene encoding adenosylmethionine decarboxylase, with protein sequence MRTEYLRPPIGAFAGRHVLAELEGIPAAALDDVATLRDTLATTLSEAGATVCDVISHQFQPQGVTVLAMLAESHASLHTYPEIGAVFVDVFTCGERADPERAAELLASKLGAASVRMSTVDRGHQPAAQGS encoded by the coding sequence GTGCGCACTGAGTACCTGCGGCCACCGATCGGAGCGTTCGCCGGTCGGCACGTCCTTGCCGAGCTGGAGGGAATCCCGGCCGCGGCGCTCGATGATGTCGCCACGCTGCGCGACACCCTGGCCACGACGTTGAGTGAGGCCGGTGCGACGGTCTGCGATGTGATCTCGCACCAGTTCCAGCCACAGGGCGTGACGGTGCTCGCCATGCTGGCGGAGTCGCATGCCTCACTGCACACCTACCCGGAGATCGGTGCCGTGTTCGTCGACGTATTCACCTGCGGCGAACGCGCCGATCCCGAACGGGCGGCGGAGCTGCTGGCCAGCAAGCTCGGCGCCGCCTCGGTACGCATGTCCACCGTCGACCGCGGGCACCAGCCCGCAGCCCAGGGGAGCTAG
- a CDS encoding DUF485 domain-containing protein, whose translation MPDVARATTAGSPLEETGRIPVMFGGRGEEPRPATSVTPDYERIHRSSEFRALRGRLRRFVFPVSLLFFAWYLGYVLLAAYAHEFMSTKVFGQVNMAMVLGVLQFLSTVVVTVAYLRFARRQVDPRVAEIRRQAGVPEQ comes from the coding sequence ATGCCCGACGTCGCACGCGCCACCACGGCAGGCAGCCCGCTCGAGGAGACCGGTCGCATCCCGGTGATGTTCGGCGGGCGCGGGGAAGAACCCCGGCCCGCGACCAGCGTGACCCCGGACTACGAGCGCATCCACCGCAGCTCCGAGTTCCGCGCCCTGCGCGGCAGGCTGCGCCGGTTCGTGTTCCCGGTGAGCCTGCTGTTCTTCGCCTGGTACCTCGGCTACGTGCTGCTCGCGGCCTACGCGCACGAGTTCATGAGCACCAAGGTGTTCGGGCAGGTCAACATGGCGATGGTGCTCGGTGTCCTGCAGTTCCTCAGCACGGTCGTGGTCACCGTGGCCTACCTGCGGTTCGCCCGGCGGCAGGTCGATCCCCGGGTGGCCGAGATCCGCAGGCAGGCCGGGGTACCCGAGCAATGA
- a CDS encoding lytic transglycosylase domain-containing protein has protein sequence MRGTSAEAGTEDGDSAAPEAGDGISARRRGAGILGRLLIVAVVLATGAGGVWAVTAAVTPEAGPTTMEIPALEVAAAEVEPGSVAPVNTMLAGGKAPAGASERQDPPAPRRSGPQSIADWAARTEPAVGVPARALMAYGHAELALRSAQPACRVSWATLAGIGRIESNHGRYGGAVLGADGRPSKPIIGVPLDGSPGVKAIADTDGGRFDGDARHDRAVGPMQFIPSTWARYSADGNGDGRGDPQQIDDAALAAAHYLCADGRDMATAQGWWAGVMSYNHSVEYAQKVFGLADRYAKAARGR, from the coding sequence GTGCGCGGCACGTCGGCCGAGGCGGGCACCGAGGACGGTGACTCCGCGGCCCCGGAGGCGGGAGACGGGATCTCGGCACGACGCCGGGGCGCCGGGATCCTTGGCAGGCTGCTCATCGTGGCGGTCGTGCTGGCCACGGGGGCTGGTGGCGTGTGGGCGGTGACCGCGGCGGTGACGCCGGAGGCCGGGCCGACCACGATGGAGATCCCGGCGCTCGAGGTGGCCGCCGCCGAGGTGGAACCTGGCAGCGTAGCCCCGGTGAACACGATGCTGGCCGGCGGCAAGGCCCCGGCAGGGGCGTCCGAGCGGCAGGATCCGCCCGCGCCGCGGCGCTCCGGCCCGCAGTCGATCGCCGACTGGGCCGCGCGCACCGAACCCGCCGTCGGGGTCCCGGCACGGGCGCTGATGGCATACGGGCACGCCGAACTCGCGCTGCGCTCCGCCCAGCCCGCCTGCCGGGTGTCCTGGGCCACGCTGGCCGGCATCGGCCGGATCGAGTCCAACCACGGCCGCTACGGCGGCGCCGTGCTGGGCGCGGACGGCAGGCCGTCCAAGCCGATCATCGGGGTGCCGCTGGACGGCTCGCCCGGGGTGAAGGCCATCGCGGACACCGACGGCGGCCGCTTCGACGGCGACGCCCGGCACGACCGGGCGGTGGGCCCGATGCAGTTCATCCCGAGCACCTGGGCCCGGTACTCCGCGGACGGCAACGGCGACGGGCGCGGCGATCCGCAGCAGATCGACGACGCCGCACTGGCCGCGGCCCACTACCTGTGCGCGGACGGCAGGGATATGGCCACCGCGCAGGGCTGGTGGGCCGGGGTCATGTCGTACAACCACTCGGTGGAGTACGCGCAGAAGGTCTTCGGGCTCGCCGACCGCTACGCCAAGGCGGCCAGGGGCCGCTGA
- a CDS encoding solute symporter family protein, whose protein sequence is MSTALAADERILSDPVLNTGVFALFVAITLFVVYRVSHRNRSTADYYAAGSVFTGRQNGIALSGDFLSAASFLGIAGAIAIHGYDGFLYSIGFLVAWLVDLLLIAELLRNTGRFTMGDVLSFRMRQRPVRAAAATSTLVISFFYMLAQMAGAGGLVALLLNIHSGFGQALVIGVVGLVMVLYVLVGGMKGTTWVQIIKAGLLILSATGITVFLFGKFGFSFSGLLSAAADNSPLGEQLLEPGGRYGANDTSKLDFVSLAVALILGAAALPHVLMRFYTVPNAREARRSVVWATACMFVFYLCTLVIGFGAAALVDADTIRNAPGGENSAAPLLALEIGGTLLLGIVSAVAFATILAVVAGLTITASASFAHDVYANIVKRGKASADTEIRVARYTAVVVGVLSIIGGILANGQNVAFLVALAFAVAASANLSTLLYSLFWKRFNTMGTLCGIYGGLAACLVLVLFSPVISGAPDSVFPAIDFAWFPLRNPGLVSIPFSFLCGFVGTLLGRTKADPGKHAEMEVRSLTGIGA, encoded by the coding sequence ATGAGCACGGCACTGGCCGCGGACGAGCGGATCCTCAGCGACCCGGTACTCAACACCGGGGTGTTCGCGCTGTTCGTCGCCATCACCCTGTTCGTGGTCTACCGGGTGAGCCACCGCAACCGCTCCACCGCCGACTACTACGCGGCTGGCAGCGTGTTCACCGGCAGGCAGAACGGGATCGCGCTGTCCGGCGACTTCCTCTCCGCCGCATCCTTCCTCGGCATCGCTGGCGCGATCGCCATCCACGGCTACGACGGCTTCCTGTACTCGATCGGGTTCCTGGTCGCCTGGCTGGTGGACCTGCTGCTGATCGCCGAACTGCTGCGCAACACCGGCCGGTTCACCATGGGCGACGTGCTCAGCTTCCGGATGCGGCAGCGACCGGTCCGGGCGGCCGCGGCGACCTCAACGCTCGTGATCTCGTTCTTCTACATGCTCGCGCAGATGGCGGGCGCCGGCGGGCTGGTCGCGCTGCTACTGAACATCCACAGTGGCTTCGGCCAGGCGCTGGTGATCGGCGTGGTCGGGCTGGTGATGGTGCTGTACGTGCTGGTCGGTGGCATGAAGGGCACCACATGGGTGCAGATCATCAAGGCCGGCCTGCTGATCCTCAGCGCCACCGGGATCACCGTGTTCCTGTTCGGCAAGTTCGGCTTCAGCTTCTCCGGGCTGCTCTCCGCCGCGGCCGACAACAGCCCGCTGGGCGAGCAGTTGCTGGAGCCCGGCGGGCGGTACGGCGCGAACGACACCAGCAAACTGGACTTCGTCTCGCTGGCGGTGGCGCTGATCCTCGGCGCCGCCGCGCTGCCGCACGTGCTGATGCGGTTCTACACCGTGCCGAACGCGCGGGAGGCCCGCCGTTCGGTGGTCTGGGCCACCGCATGCATGTTCGTGTTCTACCTGTGCACCCTGGTGATCGGGTTCGGTGCGGCCGCGCTGGTGGACGCCGACACCATCCGGAACGCGCCGGGCGGGGAGAACTCCGCGGCCCCGCTGCTCGCGCTGGAGATCGGCGGCACCCTGCTGCTGGGCATCGTGTCCGCCGTGGCCTTCGCCACCATCCTCGCGGTGGTGGCCGGGCTGACCATCACCGCGTCGGCCTCATTCGCGCACGACGTCTACGCCAACATCGTCAAGCGCGGGAAGGCCAGCGCGGACACCGAGATCCGGGTGGCCCGGTACACCGCGGTGGTCGTCGGCGTGCTCTCGATCATCGGCGGTATCCTGGCCAACGGACAGAACGTCGCGTTCCTGGTGGCGTTGGCCTTCGCGGTGGCCGCCTCGGCGAACCTGTCGACCCTGCTGTACTCCTTGTTCTGGAAGCGCTTCAACACCATGGGAACTCTCTGCGGTATCTACGGCGGGCTGGCCGCCTGCCTGGTCCTGGTGCTGTTCTCGCCGGTGATCTCCGGTGCCCCGGACTCGGTCTTCCCTGCGATCGACTTCGCCTGGTTCCCGTTACGCAACCCCGGCCTGGTGTCGATCCCGTTCTCCTTCCTCTGCGGCTTCGTCGGCACCCTGCTCGGCAGGACCAAGGCCGATCCTGGCAAGCACGCCGAGATGGAGGTCCGTTCGCTGACCGGCATCGGCGCCTGA
- a CDS encoding DUF3817 domain-containing protein, whose product MTAQTQDSAPTAHWRGALARFRIAAYVTGVGLLGLVFVMVLRYGFDNPEPSAVYSPIHGVLYMIYLVLTVDLAIKARWSVKGAVLVLLAGCVPLVSFVAERAVTRRVQSGQKV is encoded by the coding sequence ATGACCGCGCAGACCCAAGACTCCGCTCCGACCGCGCACTGGCGCGGTGCACTGGCCAGGTTCCGGATTGCCGCATACGTGACCGGTGTCGGCCTGCTCGGCCTGGTCTTCGTCATGGTGCTGCGGTACGGCTTCGACAATCCGGAACCCTCGGCCGTGTACTCACCGATCCACGGTGTGCTGTACATGATCTACCTGGTGCTCACCGTGGACCTGGCGATCAAGGCACGCTGGTCGGTGAAGGGCGCGGTACTGGTGCTGCTCGCCGGATGCGTTCCGCTGGTGTCCTTCGTGGCCGAGCGCGCCGTCACTCGTCGCGTTCAGTCCGGCCAGAAGGTCTAG
- a CDS encoding roadblock/LC7 domain-containing protein, protein MTSPEGAQPQQNQFGWLVNDFAERVPGVAHAVVVSADGLLLTSSNRLPLDRADQLAAVASGLVSLTQGAARCFEAGAVNETVVEMELGIMVLMSISDGSCLAVLAAPNCDIGQVAYEMTLLVDRVGQILTPELRAQLQSSGGSLIGEPVG, encoded by the coding sequence ATGACCTCGCCGGAAGGGGCACAGCCTCAACAGAATCAGTTCGGATGGTTGGTCAACGACTTCGCCGAGCGGGTGCCGGGGGTGGCCCACGCGGTCGTCGTCTCCGCGGACGGCCTGCTGTTGACCTCGTCGAACCGCCTCCCGCTGGACCGGGCCGACCAGCTGGCCGCCGTCGCCTCCGGGCTGGTGAGCCTCACCCAGGGCGCCGCGCGGTGCTTCGAGGCCGGGGCGGTCAACGAGACCGTGGTCGAGATGGAGCTGGGCATCATGGTGCTGATGTCCATCAGCGATGGTTCCTGCCTGGCCGTACTCGCGGCCCCGAACTGCGATATCGGGCAGGTGGCCTATGAAATGACCCTGCTCGTGGACCGGGTCGGGCAGATCCTCACCCCGGAGCTGCGCGCGCAGCTGCAGAGCTCGGGCGGCTCGCTGATCGGTGAACCGGTGGGCTGA
- a CDS encoding type III PLP-dependent enzyme: protein MSTTFDRIRRFLTEHALPSPCLVVDLDAVADRYRELAAAFGDARICYAVKANPAPPVVSTLVSVGASFDVASPGEIELCLTQGADPAALSYGNPIKKPSAIAYAHRAGVREFTCDAEGDLDNIARHAPGAQVQVRLLPETPDSVTPFGRKFGCVPQRATELLLRAVELGLEPTGVSFHVGSQQLDPAAWDLAAAAAAKVFTACAEQGTTLRRLNIGGGFGVSYDREAPSLAEYAGTVSASLRAHFGHPLPELVLEPGRAMVAEAGLIRAEVVLVARKSATDPVRWVYLDIGRYNGLAETENEAIAYRIEPVGGAGIAAEEGPVILAGPTCDGDDVLYQHTSYRLPLSLRAGDQLDILAAGAYTASYSSVAFNGIEPLPTYCITGGRLISAH, encoded by the coding sequence GTGAGCACCACCTTCGACCGGATCAGGCGGTTCCTGACCGAGCACGCACTGCCGAGCCCATGTCTCGTCGTCGACCTCGACGCGGTGGCGGACCGCTACCGCGAGCTGGCGGCGGCGTTCGGGGACGCGCGCATCTGCTACGCGGTGAAGGCAAACCCGGCCCCGCCGGTGGTCTCCACCCTGGTGTCGGTCGGCGCGAGCTTCGACGTCGCCAGCCCGGGAGAGATCGAGCTGTGCCTCACCCAGGGCGCGGACCCGGCCGCACTGTCCTACGGCAACCCGATCAAGAAGCCGTCGGCGATCGCGTACGCGCACCGCGCCGGGGTGCGCGAGTTCACCTGCGACGCCGAGGGTGACCTCGACAACATCGCCAGGCACGCACCGGGGGCGCAGGTGCAGGTGCGGCTGCTGCCGGAGACCCCGGACTCGGTGACCCCGTTCGGCCGAAAGTTTGGCTGTGTTCCGCAGCGAGCAACCGAATTGTTGCTACGCGCGGTCGAACTCGGGCTGGAGCCGACGGGGGTGAGTTTCCATGTCGGTTCGCAACAACTGGACCCCGCGGCGTGGGACCTGGCCGCGGCCGCGGCGGCGAAGGTGTTCACCGCCTGTGCCGAGCAGGGAACGACGCTGCGCAGGCTGAACATCGGCGGCGGCTTCGGGGTGTCCTACGACCGGGAGGCACCGTCGCTGGCGGAATACGCGGGCACGGTCAGCGCGTCACTACGAGCGCACTTCGGGCATCCGCTGCCCGAGCTGGTGCTGGAGCCGGGCCGGGCCATGGTGGCCGAGGCCGGGTTGATCAGGGCCGAGGTCGTGCTGGTCGCCCGCAAGTCCGCCACCGACCCGGTGCGCTGGGTCTACCTCGACATCGGCAGGTACAACGGTCTTGCCGAGACGGAAAACGAGGCGATCGCCTACCGCATCGAGCCGGTCGGCGGGGCCGGCATCGCGGCGGAGGAAGGGCCGGTGATCCTCGCCGGGCCGACCTGCGATGGTGATGACGTGCTGTACCAGCACACCTCATACCGGTTGCCGCTCTCGCTGCGCGCGGGCGATCAGCTGGACATCCTCGCCGCCGGCGCGTACACCGCAAGCTACTCGTCGGTGGCGTTCAATGGGATCGAACCATTACCTACGTACTGCATTACTGGAGGGAGATTGATCAGTGCGCACTGA